The Desulfatiglans sp. region ATTGTCATCAGGCAATGAAATAATCGAAAGGGATAAAAAAGGAAAAGAAAAAACCTCCTTTCGTTATACAAACAGAAAGAGTTTCGGCGCCGATACGGCAATGGTTTACTGGACCCGCAGCAACAAGGGGTTGCCGGAGATTGACTATCTTGAATCCCCTAATCCGGAAGATATCACTCGTCTTATTGAATCCTTAACAACCGGTTCAGAAAAAGAAAGCCGTTACCTTGAACCGGATCAGTTCTACTCTTTCATCCTGTCAGGTTCAGCAGCCAGGGTGGTTGTGCGGGACTGGATTGAAACCAGCCTGTATGATTTCAAACTCTCAATAGCAAAATGGTTCAGAGATATCGCTATAGTTAAATATGATCAGGATTCCGGCAGCCTTAAAACGCACTATCCCAGATTGTATGACTTGGCAAGGTGCTGCCAGAGGATTAACAACGATGGCAGCTATGATAAGGATGATGTCTCTTTATCAAGGGTGGCAGGGTATCTGTGGAATGCCGCTTTGAAGAATACCATATTACCCATGAGTCTTTTAACAAAGGTTATTGAGCGTTCACGTATGGATAAAAATGGAGTAATGGCTGAGAGAGCAGCCTTAATAAAAATCATATTGAATCGACAAAATAAAGGAGGTGATTTTATGATTTCAGAAAAACTAAATGAGGAGAATAAACCGGTGGCATATGTGTGCGGGCAGGTTTTTGCAAAACTAGAGAGCATCCAGAAAGCTGCCTTGGGCGATCTGAATGCAGGTATCAGAGAAAGATATTTTACCTATGCCATGACCTTGCCTTCTGCGGCCTTTGGAAGGCTTTTTGATCTGAACTCAAAACATTACACAAAGATGAAAAATGAGAAACCGGGTCTTGCAATCACGCTTGATAAAGAACTTCAGGAGCTATGCAGGGATATTAATATCAATAACCTGCCGGTTACCTTTAAGCTTGAGGAAAAAGGGCAGTTTGCAATCGGATATTATCATCAGAAACAGGCGCAATACAGCGCCAATAAATCAAAGGAAAATCAGGAGGAAAAATAACATGAGTGAAATAGTAAAGAACAGATATGATTTTGTGTTTTTGTTTGACGTTAAAGATGGCAACCCCAATGGTGACCCTGATCAGGTTAACCTCCCAAGGGTCGATGCAGAAGATCAGCACGGTCTTGTAACAGATGTATGTATCAAGAGAAAAGTAAGGAATTTTGTAATGCTGGAAAAGCGCTTAAAAGACCCATATGATATTTTTATCAGACAGGAACAGGTCTTAAACAGAATCATAGATTCGGCTCAGGGAGATACAATTGAAGCACGTAAGAGTTCATTATGTGAAAGGTTTTATGATATCAGGGCATTTGGTGCTGTACTTTCAGTAGGTGAAAAAGGGGCAGGTACTGTTCGAGGCCCTGTACAGTTCACCTTTTCACGATCTGAAGACCGGATATATCAGGCAGAGCATTCTATTACAAGGTGTGCGGTAACAACTGAAGAAGAGGCAAAAAAGCAGGAGAAACGCGAATTTGCTTCAACATTTGGCCGTAAATCAACTGTACCATATG contains the following coding sequences:
- the cas7c gene encoding type I-C CRISPR-associated protein Cas7/Csd2 produces the protein MSEIVKNRYDFVFLFDVKDGNPNGDPDQVNLPRVDAEDQHGLVTDVCIKRKVRNFVMLEKRLKDPYDIFIRQEQVLNRIIDSAQGDTIEARKSSLCERFYDIRAFGAVLSVGEKGAGTVRGPVQFTFSRSEDRIYQAEHSITRCAVTTEEEAKKQEKREFASTFGRKSTVPYALYRMHGFISAVDAAKTKFNEDDLKLLWKSLINAFENDRAAARGEMNPIKLVVFKHEHHLGNELSGRLFKRVVITKNNDLPRKIEDYTITVDKSNPPTGIKIMSWPEDNLY
- the cas8c gene encoding type I-C CRISPR-associated protein Cas8c/Csd1: MIRELSELGKSLREKKADNEFIHNAIQKEFISIELVITKDGTFHSFVPVNKMPTIAEAITAKKGKARLLLDKAEEVLCHGGKKSEKKHQLFLKKLNGYSNLPELEPIIRFYNDNKDNGVNKALQEFEVAFPEEKDRKGNIGFRLKNEGERIHEKTAVLKEIINRYDLLQKEKLQNQSKKCSLCGESTYPVEDIPHGMIKKVPDGQSSGCALVSYNENAYESYTLKGNENSSICTNCAKTYVEGLNWLLSSGNEIIERDKKGKEKTSFRYTNRKSFGADTAMVYWTRSNKGLPEIDYLESPNPEDITRLIESLTTGSEKESRYLEPDQFYSFILSGSAARVVVRDWIETSLYDFKLSIAKWFRDIAIVKYDQDSGSLKTHYPRLYDLARCCQRINNDGSYDKDDVSLSRVAGYLWNAALKNTILPMSLLTKVIERSRMDKNGVMAERAALIKIILNRQNKGGDFMISEKLNEENKPVAYVCGQVFAKLESIQKAALGDLNAGIRERYFTYAMTLPSAAFGRLFDLNSKHYTKMKNEKPGLAITLDKELQELCRDININNLPVTFKLEEKGQFAIGYYHQKQAQYSANKSKENQEEK